A genomic window from Candidatus Hydrogenedentota bacterium includes:
- a CDS encoding sugar phosphate isomerase/epimerase, with protein sequence MTGCWNWSQRLGWSLAIMLGLSQGSFGQAIGDNPFFAMCTGTKDEAHATPAAQVAMVKELGYAGTDLIGVAGLKDVLEAIDGEGSRFFALYTPVRIDPEQPQWEEGLEDALALLEGRDCVLWVPMTSTIHPPSSPEGDEAAVAVVRRLADLAAAKGLRVALYPHTNDWMERVEDAVRVARKVNRPNVGVTFNLCHWLKVDGENLRERIVEARPHLFMVTINGADAGGDNWKALIQPLGDGAYDVRPLLALLEELNYEGPIGLQGYGIGGDVAENLRRSMAAWRSLTNVE encoded by the coding sequence ATGACAGGTTGCTGGAACTGGTCACAACGATTGGGGTGGAGTCTGGCGATAATGCTGGGCCTGTCGCAAGGAAGTTTTGGTCAAGCCATCGGGGACAACCCCTTTTTCGCCATGTGCACCGGCACGAAAGACGAGGCTCACGCCACGCCCGCCGCGCAGGTGGCTATGGTGAAGGAACTGGGCTATGCGGGCACGGATCTTATCGGCGTGGCTGGATTGAAGGACGTTCTGGAGGCCATTGACGGGGAGGGCAGCCGATTCTTCGCCCTTTACACGCCCGTCCGGATAGACCCGGAACAGCCGCAATGGGAGGAGGGTCTGGAGGACGCCCTGGCGCTGCTGGAAGGGCGGGATTGTGTCTTGTGGGTGCCCATGACGAGTACGATTCATCCGCCGTCTTCGCCGGAGGGCGATGAGGCCGCCGTGGCTGTGGTGCGCCGCCTGGCGGACCTGGCGGCGGCGAAGGGGCTCCGCGTTGCCCTCTATCCTCACACCAACGACTGGATGGAGCGTGTGGAGGATGCGGTGCGCGTGGCGCGAAAGGTGAATCGGCCCAATGTGGGGGTGACCTTCAATCTCTGCCACTGGCTGAAGGTGGACGGCGAAAATCTCCGGGAACGGATCGTGGAGGCCCGGCCCCACCTCTTCATGGTGACCATCAACGGGGCCGACGCGGGCGGCGACAACTGGAAGGCGCTGATCCAGCCCCTGGGCGACGGCGCCTACGACGTGCGCCCGCTGCTCGCGCTCCTGGAGGAGCTGAACTACGAGGGCCCCATCGGCCTCCAGGGCTACGGCATCGGCGGCGACGTGGCCGAGAATCTGCGCCGTTCCATGGCGGCCTGGCGCAGCCTGACGAACGTGGAGTGA
- a CDS encoding pectic acid lyase, protein MPPRPLISRFFQEIAAIRASRGRFGVVSCCFAGLFICLLHPLAWADPAPSRDEAADALRRGVAYFRDTVSIEGGYLWRYAADFSEVEGEVPATRTAAWAQPPGTPSVGLAYVTVYELTRDPYYLEAARETATALVRTQLDSGGWDYRLEFAPEDRKKYRYRVESDHNENARNTSTLDDDTTQAALRCLMRVDQALEFSDRAIHEAATYALKKLMEAQYPNGAWPQRFSGPPDPANYPVKPASYPEDWPKAYPNAPYADFYTFNDNTLADTLEVMFMAGEIYQNDAYTRSGRRAGDFMILAQMPDPQPGWAQQYNADMHPAWARKFEPASITGGESQGVMRSLLRVYELTGDRKYLAPLPRALTYYKASLLEDGRLARFYELKTNTPLYFTKDYEVTYSDADMPTHYSFKSPSQLDAIEAHYEQLAAIPEGEWTPRRLVRPATPGKTSDVLADQAAKILKAQREDGAWVEPAPARDRSRIEKGTPMLDARTFSRNIVTLARFIAA, encoded by the coding sequence ATGCCACCCCGACCTCTTATATCCCGCTTCTTTCAGGAAATCGCTGCAATTCGCGCATCCAGAGGGCGGTTTGGCGTCGTCTCCTGTTGCTTCGCTGGCCTCTTCATTTGCCTTCTTCACCCGCTGGCCTGGGCCGATCCGGCGCCGTCGCGCGACGAGGCCGCCGACGCGCTCCGGCGCGGCGTGGCGTATTTCCGCGACACGGTCTCCATCGAAGGCGGCTACCTCTGGCGTTATGCCGCCGATTTCTCCGAAGTCGAAGGTGAAGTGCCCGCGACGCGCACCGCCGCCTGGGCGCAGCCGCCGGGCACGCCGAGCGTGGGGCTGGCCTACGTCACGGTGTACGAGCTCACGCGCGATCCCTATTACCTGGAGGCCGCCCGCGAAACCGCCACCGCGCTGGTGCGCACACAACTGGACTCGGGCGGCTGGGATTATCGCCTGGAGTTCGCGCCGGAGGACCGCAAGAAGTACCGGTACCGCGTGGAGTCCGATCACAACGAGAATGCGCGAAACACCAGCACGCTGGACGACGATACGACCCAGGCGGCGTTGCGCTGCCTCATGCGGGTGGACCAGGCGCTCGAATTCTCGGACAGAGCCATTCACGAAGCCGCGACCTACGCCCTGAAAAAACTGATGGAGGCGCAATACCCCAATGGCGCGTGGCCCCAGCGCTTCTCGGGGCCTCCAGACCCCGCGAACTACCCCGTGAAGCCGGCGTCCTATCCCGAGGACTGGCCGAAAGCCTATCCCAATGCGCCCTACGCCGACTTCTACACGTTCAACGACAACACCCTGGCGGATACGCTGGAAGTCATGTTCATGGCGGGCGAAATCTACCAGAACGACGCCTACACGCGGTCCGGCAGGCGTGCTGGCGATTTCATGATCCTCGCGCAGATGCCCGACCCGCAGCCCGGCTGGGCGCAACAGTACAACGCGGACATGCACCCCGCCTGGGCCCGGAAATTCGAACCCGCATCCATCACCGGCGGCGAGTCCCAGGGCGTCATGCGCTCGCTGCTGCGGGTCTACGAGTTGACCGGCGACCGCAAGTACCTGGCGCCCCTCCCCCGCGCCCTAACCTATTACAAGGCCTCCCTCCTGGAAGACGGACGCCTCGCGCGCTTCTACGAACTCAAAACCAACACGCCGCTCTACTTCACGAAAGACTATGAAGTGACCTACAGCGACGCGGATATGCCCACGCACTACAGCTTCAAGAGCCCGAGCCAACTGGACGCCATCGAAGCGCATTACGAGCAACTCGCCGCCATCCCCGAGGGCGAATGGACCCCGCGCCGTCTTGTGCGTCCCGCGACCCCCGGCAAGACCTCCGATGTGCTCGCGGATCAGGCCGCGAAAATCCTCAAGGCGCAGCGCGAAGATGGCGCCTGGGTCGAACCCGCCCCCGCCCGCGACCGCAGCCGCATCGAAAAAGGAACGCCCATGCTGGACGCGCGGACGTTCAGCCGAAACATCGTCACCCTCGCGCGCTTCATCGCGGCGTAA
- a CDS encoding VTT domain-containing protein translates to MNYRDEGPEWRVAAGRLSPLVDGEEYYPALRDALIGARKQIFIVGWDLHTEVLLLRGDAAEEAARESEWPIRLADLLLALVRERADLHIRLLIWEGSPLFVFERQHIPRMHWPWAKHPRIEIVWDRDTPRLSSHHQKFVVIDGAMAFAGGMDLTSGRWDTHAHHREDPRRKTPGLFAGEGQPYHDIMLALDGEAARTLGGWARERWLRATGERVSPCEIEVEADSHWPVNLKPVFRDQEVEIALTQPLYGGRPEKRQVESTYLAQIAAARRLIYIESQYLTCAPIVDALCDRLREQGGPEVIIILPWGCPGSLQAMSMDPRRDELLDRLRDTGGRVQAYWATLRGGELESIACDAVYIHAKTLVIDDRMMRVGSANLNNRSMGLDTELDLSIWLKDGDEAGARAIRDFRRRLMAYLLGVDVDAVSRAEAETGSVVGAIEALRGGERTLHPFAHRATPLQSSLVLPRELSDPDRPLDDIDADRVLRVIAELGGGEPPLRRPLYSAIGMLKRRRGGIIALGCLLALIALWALSPLRGLIDSEALQTSLERIRSSPAGAAGVTLAFALLATAGVPVSMLATATGAVFSVALALPVCLAATTLSAYLSFSAGQFAPDRLRAFISGRMPEELERRLSNLSVLGVVILRHIPVAPFAIVNLACGLVGVPRGRFLAGTALGMLPGMLMLAWLGQETVEVLLNPGSGGAVKLAAIAAFVIGMAFAAERVLRRYDPDSYDSSGAGAE, encoded by the coding sequence ATGAACTATCGTGATGAAGGTCCCGAATGGCGCGTAGCGGCGGGGCGCCTATCGCCCCTCGTGGACGGTGAGGAATATTATCCGGCGCTCCGGGACGCCCTGATCGGGGCGCGTAAGCAGATCTTCATCGTCGGGTGGGACCTGCACACGGAAGTCCTGCTGCTTCGCGGGGACGCGGCGGAAGAAGCGGCCCGGGAAAGCGAGTGGCCGATCCGGCTTGCGGATCTGCTGCTTGCGCTGGTGCGGGAGCGCGCGGACCTCCACATCCGGCTGCTCATCTGGGAGGGATCCCCGCTTTTTGTTTTCGAGCGCCAGCATATCCCGCGCATGCACTGGCCGTGGGCCAAACACCCGCGGATCGAGATTGTCTGGGATCGCGATACGCCACGGCTCTCTTCGCACCACCAGAAATTCGTGGTGATAGACGGCGCGATGGCCTTTGCGGGGGGGATGGACCTGACCTCGGGCCGGTGGGACACGCACGCGCATCACCGGGAGGACCCGCGCCGCAAGACGCCGGGACTGTTCGCCGGGGAAGGCCAGCCCTACCACGACATCATGCTCGCGCTGGACGGCGAGGCGGCGCGCACGCTGGGCGGGTGGGCGCGGGAGCGCTGGCTGCGCGCGACCGGAGAGCGGGTGTCGCCTTGCGAAATCGAGGTCGAGGCGGATTCGCACTGGCCCGTGAACCTCAAGCCGGTTTTTCGGGATCAGGAGGTGGAGATTGCGCTTACGCAGCCGCTGTACGGGGGACGGCCCGAAAAGCGCCAGGTGGAGTCCACCTATCTGGCGCAAATCGCGGCGGCGCGGAGGCTGATCTACATTGAGTCTCAGTACCTCACGTGTGCGCCTATTGTGGATGCGCTCTGTGATCGGCTCCGGGAACAGGGTGGGCCGGAAGTCATAATAATCCTGCCGTGGGGTTGCCCGGGATCGCTTCAGGCGATGAGCATGGATCCCCGGCGCGACGAACTGCTTGATCGGCTGCGCGATACGGGCGGTCGCGTCCAGGCCTATTGGGCGACGCTGCGCGGCGGCGAACTTGAAAGCATCGCGTGCGACGCGGTCTACATACACGCAAAGACGTTGGTCATCGACGACAGGATGATGCGCGTGGGATCGGCCAACCTGAACAACCGATCCATGGGGCTCGACACGGAGTTGGACCTTTCGATTTGGTTGAAGGACGGCGACGAGGCGGGCGCGCGGGCGATCCGGGATTTCCGGCGGCGATTGATGGCCTACCTGCTCGGCGTGGACGTAGACGCGGTGTCGCGCGCGGAGGCGGAGACCGGTTCCGTAGTCGGCGCGATTGAAGCGCTCCGCGGGGGCGAGCGGACGCTGCATCCCTTTGCGCACCGGGCGACCCCGCTCCAGTCCTCCCTGGTGCTGCCGCGGGAACTTTCGGATCCGGACCGGCCGCTGGATGACATCGACGCCGATCGCGTGCTTCGGGTCATCGCGGAACTCGGGGGCGGCGAACCGCCCCTGCGCCGCCCGCTGTATTCGGCAATCGGGATGCTGAAACGGCGTCGCGGCGGCATCATCGCGCTTGGATGCCTGCTGGCGCTGATCGCGCTCTGGGCGCTGTCGCCATTGCGCGGCCTTATCGACTCGGAAGCCCTGCAAACCTCGCTCGAACGCATCCGATCCAGTCCAGCCGGCGCGGCGGGCGTGACGTTGGCGTTTGCGTTGCTCGCCACCGCCGGCGTTCCCGTGAGCATGCTTGCAACGGCGACCGGCGCCGTTTTCAGCGTCGCGCTGGCGCTCCCGGTGTGCCTGGCGGCGACAACGCTTTCGGCGTACCTGAGCTTCAGTGCGGGCCAGTTTGCGCCCGACCGATTGCGGGCCTTTATATCGGGCCGCATGCCGGAGGAACTGGAGCGCCGGCTTTCGAACTTGAGCGTCCTCGGTGTGGTAATCCTCCGCCACATTCCCGTAGCGCCGTTCGCCATCGTCAACCTTGCGTGCGGGCTGGTTGGCGTGCCCCGGGGGCGCTTTCTTGCGGGAACCGCGCTGGGGATGCTTCCGGGCATGCTGATGCTCGCGTGGCTCGGACAGGAGACGGTCGAGGTGCTCCTTAATCCGGGTTCGGGGGGCGCGGTGAAACTCGCGGCCATCGCGGCCTTCGTTATCGGCATGGCTTTCGCCGCCGAACGCGTGCTGCGGCGCTATGACCCGGATTCGTACGACTCCTCCGGCGCGGGCGCGGAGTAG
- a CDS encoding endonuclease/exonuclease/phosphatase family protein, whose protein sequence is MRRRAASWNIHGCVGPGGQHDVDRVARVLRTLDADVIGLQEVDWRHPAGEKKEVLAYLADALGMHAVEGPNLHDHRGRYGNGLLTRLPVLGYRQRSLACDGREPRGAIDATLDTGDGRLRVIVTHLGLNARERRMQLNWLREAASAHTRGDYMLLLGDLNEWFGTRTVRRALTPQPFSALFTGRTFPSRWPLFSLDCILAEPAPRALSGRVVRTPEARLASDHLPVVADIAWDPCGAP, encoded by the coding sequence GTGCGGCGCCGGGCGGCCAGCTGGAATATTCACGGGTGCGTCGGCCCGGGAGGGCAGCACGATGTTGATCGGGTTGCTCGGGTGTTGCGCACGCTGGACGCGGATGTAATCGGCCTTCAGGAAGTGGATTGGCGGCATCCGGCCGGCGAGAAGAAGGAAGTGCTGGCGTATCTGGCCGACGCCCTGGGTATGCACGCCGTCGAGGGGCCGAACCTCCATGATCACCGGGGCCGGTACGGCAACGGGCTTCTGACGCGCCTGCCCGTACTCGGATACCGCCAGCGATCCCTCGCCTGCGACGGGCGGGAGCCGCGCGGCGCCATTGACGCCACCCTGGACACGGGCGACGGGCGCTTGCGGGTGATCGTGACCCACCTGGGGCTCAACGCGCGCGAGCGCCGGATGCAACTGAACTGGCTGCGCGAGGCGGCGTCCGCGCACACGCGGGGAGACTATATGTTGCTGTTGGGCGACCTGAACGAGTGGTTCGGAACCCGCACCGTGCGGCGCGCGCTGACGCCGCAGCCATTTTCGGCCCTGTTTACCGGGCGCACGTTTCCGAGCCGCTGGCCGCTTTTTTCGCTCGACTGCATTCTTGCGGAACCCGCGCCGCGGGCGCTGTCGGGCCGGGTAGTTCGCACGCCGGAAGCACGGCTCGCCTCGGATCATCTCCCCGTGGTGGCGGACATCGCGTGGGACCCATGCGGGGCCCCGTAA
- a CDS encoding LysE family translocator produces the protein MISFSIHPAGAVALFTATALLAAVPGASVIAVSARAAAGGFRHGLYTALGVTAGDLVFLITAFVGLSAVSNVLGEAGAAWLSLACGAYLIVLGGLLLRPPPKFAPEQGIPGGGAAASFLLGLAITLGDQKAVLFYAGFLPAFVDVHVLTRWDCALIAVAILTPLTLVKLLYAAAASRAGVRVSPRLAGRLGKVASCVLVAVGVWLVVRALPGLLRVYAGVGMEL, from the coding sequence GTGATTAGCTTTTCGATACATCCCGCCGGCGCCGTGGCGCTGTTCACCGCGACGGCGCTGCTCGCGGCGGTTCCGGGCGCCAGCGTGATCGCGGTAAGCGCCCGCGCGGCGGCCGGAGGATTCAGGCATGGCCTCTACACGGCGCTGGGGGTGACGGCCGGGGATTTGGTTTTCCTGATCACCGCGTTTGTTGGACTATCGGCTGTGTCGAATGTCCTCGGAGAAGCGGGCGCCGCCTGGCTCTCCCTGGCGTGCGGCGCGTATCTGATCGTCCTCGGGGGGCTGTTGTTACGCCCTCCGCCGAAATTTGCGCCAGAACAAGGGATTCCCGGCGGCGGAGCGGCGGCGTCGTTTCTTCTTGGCCTGGCCATTACCCTCGGCGATCAGAAGGCGGTGCTTTTCTATGCGGGCTTTCTTCCGGCTTTCGTGGATGTCCATGTGCTCACTCGGTGGGATTGTGCGCTGATTGCGGTGGCGATACTGACGCCACTGACTCTGGTCAAGCTCCTGTACGCCGCCGCCGCCAGCCGCGCGGGTGTGCGCGTTTCACCCCGCCTGGCGGGAAGGCTGGGAAAAGTCGCCTCTTGCGTTCTCGTGGCCGTGGGGGTATGGTTGGTGGTGCGGGCGCTTCCGGGACTTCTGCGCGTGTATGCCGGGGTCGGAATGGAACTATAG
- a CDS encoding aminopeptidase, translating into MIRFVCGVTILLLLAGCASRPISNSGYSRHGYGGGNPMYRGELSEFDVLGVRAGTDVSEEAIRAALDEGPERITLRRGDPVLLIQSGALMPDEEMIAHLERDLSVTVFTGIPEREKDEDASYASSLRLAAARGGIGTILVYWGVLESGTQNLATKTVSWAPIVGYAVPDETQRMRIRLKVAAIDVRTGHWEMFTPETFEDKSMSARVNRRNSDQAQVATLKSQAYEKAAGEIASRYIR; encoded by the coding sequence ATGATTCGATTTGTGTGCGGTGTTACCATCTTGTTGCTGCTTGCGGGATGCGCCAGCCGCCCCATTTCGAATTCGGGCTATTCCCGGCACGGGTATGGCGGCGGGAACCCGATGTACCGGGGCGAGCTGAGCGAATTCGACGTGCTGGGGGTTCGGGCGGGGACAGACGTTTCCGAGGAGGCCATTCGCGCGGCGCTCGACGAGGGTCCGGAGCGAATCACCTTGCGCCGGGGCGATCCGGTGCTCCTGATCCAGTCCGGGGCGCTGATGCCGGATGAGGAGATGATCGCACACCTGGAGCGCGACTTGAGCGTCACGGTTTTCACGGGAATTCCAGAGCGCGAGAAGGACGAGGACGCGAGCTACGCCAGTTCGCTGCGACTGGCCGCCGCGCGGGGCGGTATCGGGACGATTCTGGTGTATTGGGGCGTGCTGGAATCGGGCACGCAGAATCTGGCGACGAAGACCGTGTCCTGGGCGCCGATCGTGGGGTATGCGGTGCCGGACGAAACCCAGCGCATGCGGATCCGGCTGAAGGTGGCCGCAATCGACGTGCGTACGGGCCATTGGGAGATGTTTACGCCGGAGACCTTCGAGGACAAGAGCATGAGCGCGCGGGTCAACCGCCGGAACAGCGATCAGGCGCAGGTCGCAACGCTCAAATCGCAGGCCTACGAGAAGGCGGCGGGCGAGATCGCGTCGCGCTATATCCGGTAG
- the hemH gene encoding ferrochelatase, translated as MKEFSTGILLLNTGSSSAPETAETREYLRQFLSDPRIIDIAAWKRWIIVNCFILPFRPKQTAEAYKAIWTDRGSPLISISEDFAEALAKELPDMPIALGMAYGVPSIEDGIEELLEKDVDRIIVVPMFPQYASATTGAVMERCYRYAAKQWNVPFFSILPPYYDDEGYLDAWREVAAERLEAFKPDHVVLSYHGLPERQIEKGDPSGEHCLKVPDCCSVLNSANKHCYRRHCAFTARAIMERLGLTDDNCTLTFQSRLGRDPWLTPATDETVERLANEGVKRLAILSPAFTADCLETLEEIGMQAKESFLEHGGEAFELIPSLNTHPTWVRAMADLIRAV; from the coding sequence ATGAAAGAATTTTCCACCGGCATCCTGCTCCTGAACACCGGATCGTCCTCGGCGCCCGAAACCGCCGAGACCCGCGAATATCTCCGCCAGTTCCTGTCCGATCCGCGGATTATCGACATTGCGGCCTGGAAGCGCTGGATTATCGTGAATTGCTTCATCCTCCCGTTCCGGCCGAAACAGACCGCGGAGGCCTACAAGGCCATCTGGACGGACCGCGGCTCCCCCCTGATCAGCATCAGCGAGGATTTCGCCGAGGCCCTCGCCAAAGAACTCCCCGACATGCCCATCGCCCTGGGCATGGCCTATGGCGTGCCCTCGATTGAAGACGGCATAGAGGAACTCCTGGAAAAGGACGTGGACCGGATCATCGTCGTGCCCATGTTTCCCCAGTACGCTTCGGCGACGACCGGCGCGGTAATGGAGCGCTGCTACCGCTACGCCGCGAAACAGTGGAACGTCCCGTTTTTCTCGATCCTCCCGCCCTACTACGACGACGAGGGCTACCTGGACGCCTGGCGCGAAGTCGCCGCGGAGCGCCTGGAGGCCTTCAAACCGGATCACGTCGTGCTGAGCTACCACGGCCTCCCCGAGCGTCAAATCGAGAAGGGCGACCCCTCCGGCGAGCACTGCCTGAAGGTTCCGGACTGCTGCAGCGTCCTTAATTCCGCCAACAAGCACTGTTACCGGCGTCATTGCGCCTTCACCGCCCGCGCGATCATGGAGCGGCTGGGCCTGACGGACGACAATTGCACGCTGACTTTCCAGTCCCGGCTGGGCCGCGATCCGTGGCTTACCCCGGCCACCGACGAGACGGTCGAACGGCTGGCGAACGAAGGCGTGAAGCGGCTGGCGATCCTCTCGCCCGCGTTTACGGCGGATTGCCTCGAGACCCTCGAGGAAATCGGGATGCAGGCGAAGGAAAGCTTCCTCGAACATGGCGGAGAGGCGTTCGAATTGATCCCTTCCCTCAACACCCACCCGACATGGGTGCGGGCCATGGCCGATCTAATCCGCGCCGTCTAG
- a CDS encoding flippase-like domain-containing protein: MKRASTNARGPGWNRYLILAGMVLAAFLGWYFGVGNLAALVRGAEKLPLAAMALLIVAGFWIRAAKWGHALGPGQSGVFLFFLAKTAGHWTPGRAGELAPLLLRDHRNVRIAAWIGLDRAVEVAWTLGLGVLGVAAIGFLSLPAAAGLLVAGAALAAALWWWCATVSLADADEKTASNWSRRLLRLLQRLRREVALFKRKLPVIMALTAAAKLTDIFAVILLCDAFGYEVSFLLVCAARCAHGLVSAIPVTPDATGAPFVAAAWLLHKHGGVPYNVLTAALALEVAVITAILWGSFCLISWRHWNTR; encoded by the coding sequence ATGAAGCGCGCGTCCACCAACGCGCGCGGCCCCGGCTGGAACCGCTACCTCATCCTCGCGGGGATGGTGCTGGCGGCGTTTCTGGGCTGGTATTTCGGCGTCGGCAACCTTGCCGCGCTCGTGCGCGGCGCCGAAAAGCTTCCCCTCGCCGCCATGGCCCTGCTCATCGTGGCCGGCTTCTGGATTCGCGCCGCCAAGTGGGGCCATGCCCTCGGTCCGGGGCAAAGCGGCGTCTTCCTCTTCTTCCTCGCAAAGACCGCCGGCCACTGGACCCCAGGACGGGCGGGAGAACTGGCGCCCCTCCTCCTGCGGGACCATCGAAATGTCCGGATCGCCGCCTGGATCGGGCTGGATCGCGCCGTGGAGGTCGCCTGGACGCTGGGCCTGGGCGTCCTCGGCGTCGCGGCAATCGGCTTTCTGTCATTGCCCGCCGCCGCCGGCTTACTCGTTGCGGGCGCGGCGCTGGCCGCGGCCCTCTGGTGGTGGTGTGCCACGGTATCGCTTGCGGACGCCGACGAAAAGACGGCCTCGAACTGGAGCCGCCGGCTCTTGCGACTGCTTCAACGCCTCCGCCGGGAGGTCGCCCTGTTTAAACGGAAGCTGCCGGTGATCATGGCGCTTACCGCCGCCGCAAAACTCACCGATATCTTCGCCGTAATCTTGCTTTGCGACGCCTTTGGCTACGAAGTCTCGTTTCTGCTCGTTTGCGCCGCCCGCTGCGCCCACGGGCTCGTCAGCGCCATACCCGTCACCCCCGACGCCACCGGCGCGCCCTTCGTCGCCGCCGCCTGGCTGCTCCACAAGCACGGTGGCGTGCCCTACAACGTGCTGACGGCCGCGCTCGCGTTGGAGGTGGCCGTAATAACTGCTATACTCTGGGGGAGTTTCTGCCTTATTTCCTGGCGTCATTGGAATACAAGATAA
- a CDS encoding glycosyltransferase family 39 protein, with protein sequence MRPLQPLIRFARELHALALAPLRPAPPALARWEWAAIGLLAATALAFGLPNLGVPSLWHDELVHLYVAKNIAEVGWPALPSGNVYPSSTAYNYLLAAFVALLGDSEVAARFPSVLLAACNTLLVYFLARVWLGRPVALLAALLFATSPWQVAWSRQARMYELQVTAYLAFLYCAWRYFAGARASAPYWGLGAVAAYLLGLLTSFHSILFLGAPGLFALGLGWRDRRRDTRWAWALTGCAALGAITIIALWLNPNPVDRAAVFQTGLGGTLLDQLRTDRYYYVRFFANNLSIGYLAVAILGAALLLWRRDRASIWVLLGFFVPLFVLTYLIGYRRFRFIFFAYPLYVMLGSCGLLALLGVLRGARRSLLHGLCAALIVIFLSRLAWSSATLLGDSLEAARGAHTTLAVRHPQWKLPTRWVRERRQPGEAVLTTTFLPVHHYVGHVDNWFPNRYTRWEYQESGLEGLDSLEALKAFLADHPRGYFIAEASRFLMWRHHGALVKDLGREVDWVETHMTRIDEACSDDVTVWRWDFLRDDGAVEIP encoded by the coding sequence ATGCGCCCGCTTCAACCCCTGATCCGATTCGCCCGCGAGCTCCACGCCCTCGCCCTGGCGCCGCTCCGCCCGGCCCCGCCCGCCCTGGCGCGCTGGGAATGGGCCGCCATCGGCCTGCTGGCCGCCACCGCCCTGGCCTTTGGGCTCCCCAACCTGGGCGTCCCGAGCCTCTGGCACGATGAGCTGGTCCACCTTTACGTGGCGAAGAATATCGCGGAAGTGGGCTGGCCCGCCCTCCCCAGCGGCAACGTCTACCCCAGTTCCACCGCATACAACTACCTGCTGGCGGCCTTCGTGGCGCTGCTCGGTGACAGCGAGGTCGCCGCGCGGTTCCCCTCCGTGCTCCTCGCGGCGTGCAACACCCTGCTCGTGTATTTTCTCGCACGGGTCTGGCTCGGGCGTCCGGTGGCCCTCCTCGCCGCGCTGCTATTCGCCACCTCCCCCTGGCAGGTGGCCTGGTCGCGACAGGCGCGCATGTACGAGCTTCAGGTGACCGCCTACCTGGCTTTCCTCTATTGCGCCTGGCGCTATTTCGCGGGCGCGAGGGCCAGCGCGCCCTACTGGGGACTCGGCGCCGTGGCGGCCTACCTGCTCGGCCTGCTGACCTCGTTTCACTCCATTCTCTTCCTCGGCGCCCCCGGCCTCTTCGCCCTGGGCCTCGGCTGGCGAGATAGACGTCGCGATACGCGCTGGGCCTGGGCGCTCACCGGCTGTGCGGCCCTGGGCGCGATCACCATCATCGCGCTCTGGCTCAACCCAAACCCCGTGGACCGCGCGGCCGTCTTCCAGACCGGTCTGGGCGGGACACTTCTCGATCAACTCCGAACCGATCGCTACTACTACGTCCGCTTCTTCGCCAACAACCTGAGCATCGGTTATCTTGCCGTCGCTATCCTCGGGGCCGCGCTCCTGCTCTGGCGCCGGGATCGGGCCTCGATTTGGGTACTGCTCGGCTTTTTCGTGCCCCTCTTCGTTCTCACCTACCTCATTGGCTACCGCCGCTTCCGGTTCATCTTCTTCGCCTACCCCCTGTATGTCATGCTCGGTTCCTGCGGTCTACTCGCCCTCCTGGGCGTGTTGCGTGGCGCGCGGCGCAGCCTGTTGCATGGCCTCTGCGCCGCTCTGATCGTGATCTTCCTCTCCCGCCTGGCCTGGAGCTCGGCGACACTCCTGGGGGATAGCCTCGAAGCGGCGCGCGGGGCCCACACCACCCTGGCGGTGCGCCACCCGCAATGGAAACTTCCAACGCGCTGGGTGCGCGAACGCCGGCAGCCGGGCGAAGCGGTCCTCACCACAACTTTCCTGCCCGTCCACCACTATGTCGGTCACGTCGACAACTGGTTCCCCAACCGCTACACCCGATGGGAATACCAGGAATCCGGCCTCGAAGGGCTCGATTCCCTGGAGGCCCTGAAGGCCTTTCTCGCCGATCACCCCCGGGGCTACTTCATCGCAGAGGCCTCCCGCTTCCTGATGTGGCGCCACCATGGGGCGCTGGTGAAGGACCTCGGGCGCGAGGTGGACTGGGTGGAGACGCACATGACGCGCATTGACGAGGCCTGCTCGGACGACGTGACCGTGTGGCGCTGGGACTTCCTCCGCGACGATGGCGCGGTGGAAATTCCATGA
- a CDS encoding capsular biosynthesis protein — protein sequence MTTPIKICCACSHGGHLNELLQIQEAFTGHEVFFFCYEAETTRRLERAYLVPNMARNPIEFLKNLGRVWRIFRREEPKLIVSTGAEIAIPVVLVGKLLRIPALYVECGAQVVRPSVTGRVMYWLADEFYVQWPELLQAYGPRARYAGSLIDETPAP from the coding sequence ATGACAACACCGATCAAGATATGTTGCGCCTGCTCCCATGGCGGCCACCTGAACGAGCTGCTTCAGATCCAGGAGGCCTTCACGGGGCACGAGGTCTTTTTCTTCTGTTACGAGGCGGAAACCACCCGGCGCCTTGAACGGGCGTATCTCGTGCCGAACATGGCTCGAAATCCGATTGAATTCCTCAAGAATCTCGGCCGCGTCTGGCGCATTTTCCGCCGGGAAGAGCCGAAATTGATCGTCTCCACGGGGGCCGAGATAGCCATTCCGGTCGTGCTCGTGGGGAAGCTCCTGCGGATCCCCGCGCTCTATGTTGAATGCGGTGCGCAGGTGGTCCGGCCTTCTGTCACGGGGCGTGTGATGTACTGGCTGGCGGACGAATTCTACGTGCAGTGGCCCGAGTTGCTCCAGGCCTACGGTCCCCGGGCCCGCTACGCGGGATCCCTCATCGACGAGACGCCCGCGCCGTGA